Below is a window of Stappia sp. DNA.
ACGCCTTCGCGCGCTTTTGCGCCGACGTGGAGGCGGTGGCCGCGCATTGCGCGCGCGAGGGCGTGCCGCTGGTCTACCATCACCACATGGGCACGGTGGTGGAGAGCGAGGAGGAAATCGACCGCTTCATGGCGCTGACGGGACCGGCGACGAAGCTCCTGCTCGATACCGGCCACGCCTTCTTCGGCGGCGGCGATCCGGCGGCGCTCGCCGAAAGGCACATGGGCCGGGTCGGTCATCTGCACGCCAAGAACGTGCGAAAGGATGTGATGGAAGCGGTCCGCCGCGAGGGGCTGAGTTTTCTGGAGGGCGTGCGCCGGGGCGTGTTCACCGTTCCCGGCGACGCGGAAGGGGCGGTCGACTTCGCGCCCGTGCTGCGCGCGGCCGCCCGGCACGGCTATTCGGGCTGGCTGGTGATCGAGGCGGAACAGGACCCGGACGTGCGCGATCCGGTGACCTATCAGTCCATGGGGCTCACAGCGCTGAAGGCCCTGGCACGGGAGACCGGGCTCGACCGGGGCGCAACACGGGACGGGGGCAGGGTGTGATGGCCGATCTTCTTGTGAAACCGAACGGCACGCACGGCAAGGTGCATGACATCACGCCGGAAAACGCCGGCTGGGGCTACGTCGGCTTTTCCCTCTACAGGC
It encodes the following:
- the iolE gene encoding myo-inosose-2 dehydratase; translated protein: MILYGTNPIAWSNDDDQTLGAHIPLETCLSQAAGIGFDGIENGHKFPTDPAALAETLAPHGLRFVSAWYSLNLLTRSVADEIKAIGPHLARLKAMGSPVLIACETSNAVHGDDAVPLNDRPVLDADAFARFCADVEAVAAHCAREGVPLVYHHHMGTVVESEEEIDRFMALTGPATKLLLDTGHAFFGGGDPAALAERHMGRVGHLHAKNVRKDVMEAVRREGLSFLEGVRRGVFTVPGDAEGAVDFAPVLRAAARHGYSGWLVIEAEQDPDVRDPVTYQSMGLTALKALARETGLDRGATRDGGRV